One genomic region from Streptomyces sp. NBC_00582 encodes:
- a CDS encoding ABC transporter family substrate-binding protein has translation MSKPYDGVGLRAVMRSVAFLTAGALAVPLLTGCGAEDEAGKPLAGQEIAPAARALVADGGTLHWAVDSVPETFNTFQSDADATTTRVAQAVLPSMYRIDANGRARRNADYLESAKVVDTEPKQVVLYKLNQQAVWSDGREIGAADFAAQWRALSGKDSAYWTARNAGYERIEKIERGDNDLEVRVTFSRPYSDWQSLFSPLYPKDVMGTPTSFNDGARRTLKVTAGPFLVKKVDRKKAQVRLTRNPRWWGQPAKLSEIRLTTVPRTERAAALASGKVELAEIDPADVQRIEGAAKGTAAGPLAGPGAGRTAAKALESWALAHGSDDEAAEHETKARKGLRKAIARWERQQKALKDFEVRRSLEPAYTQLALNGADGPLADERVRRAVARALDRRKLAELVLKPLGLPVEPVGSHLALSGQEAYADNSGALGGQDTAEARALLADAGWVAGGPVKEEKKEKKEKEQKEEKKGEKAAGAKGEKSEDDGSDAEGSDDEKSQGGSDGAYIVGEDDKGHGTDDRQLAQERQGGAPGAYAPRGTRAPAGAAAGALAKDGKALSLRFVLPSGPGSEPLRTVAARITKMLEKVGIRTETVKVTDESYFKDHIAAGQYDLALYSWPATAFPATDARPIYAKPVPAADGSLSVEQNYTRVGTDQVDQLFDRASITLDANEERSLIRKADSRIWATAASIPLYQRPQLTAARKSVVNAGAFGFQTPVYEDMGFLKKGSQLPPSPAESE, from the coding sequence ATGTCGAAGCCCTACGACGGCGTCGGACTGCGCGCGGTCATGCGCTCGGTCGCCTTCCTCACGGCGGGCGCGCTCGCGGTGCCCCTGCTGACCGGCTGCGGCGCCGAGGACGAGGCCGGCAAACCGCTGGCCGGGCAGGAGATCGCCCCGGCCGCCCGGGCCCTGGTCGCCGACGGGGGCACCCTGCACTGGGCGGTCGACTCGGTCCCGGAGACCTTCAACACCTTCCAGTCGGACGCCGACGCCACGACGACCCGGGTGGCCCAGGCCGTCCTGCCCTCGATGTACCGGATCGACGCCAACGGGCGGGCCCGGCGCAACGCCGACTACCTGGAGTCCGCGAAGGTCGTCGACACCGAGCCCAAGCAGGTCGTGCTGTACAAGCTGAACCAGCAGGCCGTGTGGAGCGACGGCCGGGAGATCGGCGCCGCCGACTTCGCCGCCCAGTGGCGCGCCCTGTCCGGCAAGGACAGCGCCTACTGGACCGCGCGCAACGCGGGCTACGAACGCATCGAGAAGATCGAGCGCGGCGACAACGACCTGGAGGTCCGGGTCACCTTCAGCCGGCCCTACTCGGACTGGCAGTCCCTGTTCTCGCCGCTCTACCCGAAGGACGTCATGGGCACGCCCACCTCGTTCAACGACGGGGCGCGGCGCACACTGAAGGTGACGGCCGGGCCCTTCCTGGTGAAGAAGGTGGACCGCAAGAAGGCCCAGGTCCGGCTCACCCGCAATCCGCGTTGGTGGGGGCAGCCGGCCAAGCTCTCCGAGATCCGGCTCACGACCGTGCCCCGCACGGAGCGGGCCGCCGCGCTGGCCTCCGGGAAGGTCGAACTGGCCGAGATCGACCCCGCCGACGTACAGCGCATCGAGGGCGCGGCGAAGGGCACGGCGGCCGGACCGCTCGCCGGGCCCGGTGCCGGACGCACCGCCGCCAAGGCGCTCGAGTCCTGGGCGCTCGCGCACGGCTCCGACGACGAGGCCGCGGAGCACGAGACGAAGGCCCGCAAGGGACTGCGCAAGGCGATCGCGAGGTGGGAGCGCCAGCAGAAGGCGCTGAAGGACTTCGAGGTGCGGCGTTCCCTGGAGCCGGCCTACACCCAGCTCGCGCTCAACGGCGCGGACGGGCCGCTGGCGGACGAGCGGGTACGGCGGGCGGTGGCCCGGGCGCTGGACCGCAGGAAGCTGGCCGAGCTGGTGCTCAAGCCCCTGGGGCTCCCCGTGGAGCCGGTCGGCAGCCATCTCGCCCTGTCCGGGCAGGAGGCGTACGCCGACAACAGCGGCGCGCTCGGCGGCCAGGACACGGCGGAGGCGCGGGCGCTGCTCGCGGACGCGGGCTGGGTGGCCGGCGGGCCCGTCAAGGAGGAGAAGAAGGAGAAGAAGGAGAAGGAGCAGAAGGAGGAGAAGAAGGGCGAGAAGGCGGCGGGGGCGAAGGGCGAGAAGTCCGAGGACGACGGGTCCGACGCCGAGGGCTCCGACGACGAGAAGTCGCAGGGGGGTTCCGACGGGGCGTACATCGTGGGGGAGGACGACAAGGGTCACGGCACGGACGACCGGCAGCTGGCACAGGAGCGCCAGGGCGGCGCCCCCGGCGCCTACGCCCCCCGGGGCACCCGCGCCCCGGCCGGGGCCGCCGCCGGGGCGCTGGCCAAGGACGGCAAGGCGCTGTCGCTGCGGTTCGTGCTGCCGTCCGGTCCGGGCTCGGAGCCGCTGCGCACGGTCGCCGCGCGGATCACGAAGATGCTGGAGAAGGTCGGCATCCGCACGGAGACCGTCAAGGTCACGGACGAGAGCTACTTCAAGGACCACATCGCCGCCGGACAGTACGACCTCGCGCTGTACTCCTGGCCCGCGACCGCGTTCCCGGCCACCGACGCCCGGCCGATCTACGCCAAGCCCGTCCCGGCCGCCGACGGCTCGCTCAGTGTCGAGCAGAACTACACCCGGGTCGGCACCGACCAGGTCGACCAGCTCTTCGACCGGGCCAGCATCACCCTGGACGCGAACGAGGAGCGCTCCCTGATCCGCAAGGCCGACTCCCGCATCTGGGCGACGGCCGCCTCGATCCCCCTCTACCAGCGCCCCCAGCTCACCGCCGCGCGCAAGAGCGTCGTCAACGCGGGCGCCTTCGGCTTCCAGACCCCGGTCTACGAGGACATGGGCTTCCTGAAGAAGGGCAGCCAGCTCCCGCCGAGCCCGGCGGAGAGCGAGTGA